From a single Amphiprion ocellaris isolate individual 3 ecotype Okinawa chromosome 18, ASM2253959v1, whole genome shotgun sequence genomic region:
- the tmem130 gene encoding transmembrane protein 130, with the protein MVTISRFYGSHLHALNSRGQKEPHLPRFPSTLLSGLTVFLLEVLQSSPVRGPADMGRKHVACILVFLLLILPGVAVTTDPLTDLENIAGKLVFYQMDGNATYVRDSGELASDIPTETMFELFDPQKNYSSAKLTYTWDLGNGEVIQGTEPVVRYHYSTSGNYTLRLKVGVDVTKYAPAITGVYSMDVQVLDAIKHIELRGPSDYEVSQNTSLAFHVDGSPPMWVCWRFLPNCEPDPMGGCTLTMLYENTLRLNHTFTSTGVHCLDISVRNDISKLQSSFSLYVRRSNNPHKLFILSCAAILVATFSFITVIACRPLHHSRSQIAASSNAVFLKNQDSDGQSAIRLNFSSVERGEKEPLLSQHGTQYCS; encoded by the exons ATGGTGACGATTTCAAGGTTTTACGGCTCACATTTGCATGCTCTGAATAGCAGAGGCCAGAAGGAGCCACATCTCCCCCGATTTCCATCCACTCTGCTCTCAGGATTAACTGTATTTCTACTAGAGGTCCTCCAGTCATCTCCAGTCAGAGGACCAGCAGATATGGGCAG AAAGCATGTTGCGTGTATCTTGGTGTTTCTCCTCCTGATTCTGCCGGGTGTGGCAGTGACCACAGACCCTCTGACAGACTTAG AAAACATCGCTGGAAAGCTGGTTTTCTACCAAATGGACGGTAATGCCACCTATGTGAGAGACTCGGGAGAGCTGGCATCAGATATTCCCACAGAGACCATGTTTGAACTCTTTGATCCCCAGAAGAATTACAGCTCAGCAAAGCTCACCTACACCTGGGACTTAGGGAATGG GGAAGTGATCCAAGGCACTGAGCCGGTTGTCCGCTATCATTATTCAACATCAGGAAACTACACACTGAGGCTCAAAGTAGGAGTGGATGTGACCAAATATGCACCTGCAATCACTGGAGTCTACTCCATGGATGTCCAAGTGCTTG ATGCCATCAAACACATCGAACTGAGGGGGCCGTCAGATTATGAGGTGTCTCAGAACACCAGTCTGGCTTTTCATGTCGATGGAAG TCCCCCTATGTGGGTTTGCTGGCGTTTCCTCCCAAACTGTGAGCCGGACCCGATGGGTGGCTGCACCCTGACCATGCTCTATGAAAACACCCTGAGACTGAACCACACCTTCACCTCCACTGGCGTCCACTGTCTGGACATCAGCGTCCGCAACGACATCAGCAAGCTGCAGTCGTCCTTCAGCCTCTATGTCAGGAGAAGCA ATAACCCCCACAAGTTGTTCATCCTGTCATGTGCTGCCATCCTTGTCGCCACTTTCTCCTTCATCACGGTGATCGCCTGCCGTCCTCTACATCACAGCAGATCACAG attgcTGCTTCCAGTAACGCTGTATTTCTGAAGAATCAGGACTCTGATGGTCAAAGCGCCATTCGTTTGAACTTCTCCAGTGTGGAAAGAGGGGAGAAAGAGCCACTTCTCTCGCAACATGGGACCCAATACTGCTCTTAA